A stretch of the Notamacropus eugenii isolate mMacEug1 chromosome 2, mMacEug1.pri_v2, whole genome shotgun sequence genome encodes the following:
- the LOC140522138 gene encoding uncharacterized protein isoform X1 produces the protein MVAPRAVSTAASYFRTKTTWRSWSRWCLRTAPSLVGPKAKQQWFPRCLHHPRCSPKCPGTCHPQVSSYPSWRASFREQQSAEKCLVASKARTASQKLSFVHALEYEETSVPKEQVESLADPASGTSSMGLPEARKVKDMRPAQSVAKLWMAQPASPEDVAPVLTESGDASSSLRTLPQPETELLLDLPESPWTRRGSRCDLCSVCRIHVHKSSQAQPESRSQADSDSAAVPLLSSGERTTAAGKPEKEGGG, from the exons ATGGTAGCCCCAAGAGCAGTCAGTACAGCTGCCAGCTACTTCAGAACAAAGACAACTTGGAGAAGCTGGTCCCGGTGGTGTCTGAGAACCGCTCCGTCCCTTGTGGGACCCAAAGCCAAGCAGCAGTGGTTCCCTCGGTGCCTGCATCACCCACGTTGTTCCCCAAAATGTCCGGGAACCTGCCATCCTCAGGTAAGCTCGTACCCATCATGGAGAGCTTCGTTCAGAGAGCAGCAGAGTGCTGAGAAGTGCCTGGTGGCGAGCAAGGCTAGGACAGCCAGCCAGAAGCTCTCCTTTGTCCACGCTTTGGAGTATGAGGAGACATCTGTGCCAAAGGAGCAGGTGGAAAGCCTAGCCGATCCAGCATCTGGGACCTCCTCAATGGGACTCCCTGAGGCACGCAAGGTGAAAGATATGAGACCTGCTCAGTCTGTGGCCAAACTCTGGATGGCCCAGCCAGCTTCTCCAGAAGATGTAGCGCCTGTGCTGACCGAGTCAGGTGATGCCTCCTCTTCTCTAAGAACACTGCCTCAGCCAGAGACTGAGCTCCTCTTGGACTTGCCAGAAAGCCCCTGGACTCGAAGGGGCTCCCGCTGtgacctgtgctctgtgtgtagGATCCACGTGCACAAGTCCTCACAGGCCCAACCAGAGTCTAGAAGCCAAGCAGATAGTGACAGTG CTGCAGTCCCCCTCCTGTCCTCAGGAGAAAGAACTACAGCGGCTGGAAAAcctgaaaaagaaggaggaggctgA
- the LOC140522138 gene encoding uncharacterized protein isoform X3: MEFCNPNSLHNCKRGSWFGGLLVDSGDQEMAPNWGVGDQGVTRSRWCGCRPLDGTMGTSKGSVSIGEADNTTVREFRQNVEKEDMVWLQKIKKEAVTTFSRGSGHGSPKSSQYSCQLLQNKDNLEKLVPVVSENRSVPCGTQSQAAVVPSVPASPTLFPKMSGNLPSSGKLVPIMESFVQRAAEC; encoded by the exons ATGGAATTCTGTAACCCCAACAGTCTGCATAACTGCAAAAGGGGCAGTTGGTTTGGAGGGTTGCTTGTTGACTCTGGAGATCAAGAAATGGCCCCAAACTGGGGAGTAGGAGACCAAGGTGTGACCAGGTCTCGCTGGTGTGGCTGCAGACCCCTAG ATGGCACCATGGGGACCAGCAAAGGCTCTGTGAGCATCGGGGAGGCAGACAACACCACAGTGAGGGAGTTCAGGCAAAATGTGGAGAAGGAGGACATGGTGTGGCTGCAGAAGATTAAGAAGGAGGCTGTGACAACGTTTTCCAG GGGTTCTGGCCATGGTAGCCCCAAGAGCAGTCAGTACAGCTGCCAGCTACTTCAGAACAAAGACAACTTGGAGAAGCTGGTCCCGGTGGTGTCTGAGAACCGCTCCGTCCCTTGTGGGACCCAAAGCCAAGCAGCAGTGGTTCCCTCGGTGCCTGCATCACCCACGTTGTTCCCCAAAATGTCCGGGAACCTGCCATCCTCAGGTAAGCTCGTACCCATCATGGAGAGCTTCGTTCAGAGAGCAGCAGAGTGCTGA
- the LOC140522138 gene encoding uncharacterized protein isoform X4, producing MEKVKCIHMRRYEDGTMGTSKGSVSIGEADNTTVREFRQNVEKEDMVWLQKIKKEAVTTFSRGSGHGSPKSSQYSCQLLQNKDNLEKLVPVVSENRSVPCGTQSQAAVVPSVPASPTLFPKMSGNLPSSGKLVPIMESFVQRAAEC from the exons ATGGAAAAAGTGAAATGCATCCACATGCGCAGATATGAAG ATGGCACCATGGGGACCAGCAAAGGCTCTGTGAGCATCGGGGAGGCAGACAACACCACAGTGAGGGAGTTCAGGCAAAATGTGGAGAAGGAGGACATGGTGTGGCTGCAGAAGATTAAGAAGGAGGCTGTGACAACGTTTTCCAG GGGTTCTGGCCATGGTAGCCCCAAGAGCAGTCAGTACAGCTGCCAGCTACTTCAGAACAAAGACAACTTGGAGAAGCTGGTCCCGGTGGTGTCTGAGAACCGCTCCGTCCCTTGTGGGACCCAAAGCCAAGCAGCAGTGGTTCCCTCGGTGCCTGCATCACCCACGTTGTTCCCCAAAATGTCCGGGAACCTGCCATCCTCAGGTAAGCTCGTACCCATCATGGAGAGCTTCGTTCAGAGAGCAGCAGAGTGCTGA
- the LOC140522138 gene encoding uncharacterized protein isoform X2, with protein MVAPRAVSTAASYFRTKTTWRSWSRWCLRTAPSLVGPKAKQQWFPRCLHHPRCSPKCPGTCHPQVSSYPSWRASFREQQSAEKCLVASKARTASQKLSFVHALEYEETSVPKEQVESLADPASGTSSMGLPEARKVKDMRPAQSVAKLWMAQPASPEDVAPVLTESGDASSSLRTLPQPETELLLDLPESPWTRRGSRCDLCSVCRIHVHKSSQAQPESRSQADSDSGERTTAAGKPEKEGGG; from the exons ATGGTAGCCCCAAGAGCAGTCAGTACAGCTGCCAGCTACTTCAGAACAAAGACAACTTGGAGAAGCTGGTCCCGGTGGTGTCTGAGAACCGCTCCGTCCCTTGTGGGACCCAAAGCCAAGCAGCAGTGGTTCCCTCGGTGCCTGCATCACCCACGTTGTTCCCCAAAATGTCCGGGAACCTGCCATCCTCAGGTAAGCTCGTACCCATCATGGAGAGCTTCGTTCAGAGAGCAGCAGAGTGCTGAGAAGTGCCTGGTGGCGAGCAAGGCTAGGACAGCCAGCCAGAAGCTCTCCTTTGTCCACGCTTTGGAGTATGAGGAGACATCTGTGCCAAAGGAGCAGGTGGAAAGCCTAGCCGATCCAGCATCTGGGACCTCCTCAATGGGACTCCCTGAGGCACGCAAGGTGAAAGATATGAGACCTGCTCAGTCTGTGGCCAAACTCTGGATGGCCCAGCCAGCTTCTCCAGAAGATGTAGCGCCTGTGCTGACCGAGTCAGGTGATGCCTCCTCTTCTCTAAGAACACTGCCTCAGCCAGAGACTGAGCTCCTCTTGGACTTGCCAGAAAGCCCCTGGACTCGAAGGGGCTCCCGCTGtgacctgtgctctgtgtgtagGATCCACGTGCACAAGTCCTCACAGGCCCAACCAGAGTCTAGAAGCCAAGCAGATAGTGACAGTG GAGAAAGAACTACAGCGGCTGGAAAAcctgaaaaagaaggaggaggctgA